TTTGCCGACATAGAGGAACTCCGGTTCCGGGCGCAGAAAGGCGCAGCCGGCCAGCCACCCGTCGATTTCAGCAATCAGCCCGATCTCGTCCCTGATCTTGTCCTTGAGCGTGGCGACGGTCAGCCGATGCGCGGAGGAGGGCGGGTCGATCACGCCGTCCATGTAGGCGAAGGAGCCCTTGATCAGCGCCAGCATTTCCTCATGACGCGCAAAGCGCTCGTCGATCCGGCGGATGGTCACGCTCATGCGCCAGCCCGTCGCTTGTAGCGAACCGTGTCGAAGCGGGCCGCCAGCCCGTCATACAGCAACAGGCGCCCGACCAGAGGTTCGCCTATCCCGGTGATCACTTTGATCGCCTCCATCGCCATCAGTGTGCCGATCACGCCGGTGAGCGCCCCGATCACGCCCGCTTCCGCACAGGCGGGTACAAGGCCTTCCGGCGGCGGTTCGGGAAAGAGATCGGTGTAGCGCGGATAAAGCTGCCCATCCGGCGCCGCTTCATACGGCTTGAGCACCGTCACGCTCCCGTCGAACCGCCCCACAGCGCCCGTCACCAGTGGCACCTTCGCCAGCTCCGCGGCATCAGCCGCCGCGTAGCGCGTGGAGAAGTTGTCGGACCCATCGATCAGAAGCGTGTAGCGCGGCAGATAATCCCGTGCGAAGCCGGCATCGAAGCGCGCCTCATACCGCATGATCCGGCAATGTGGGTTGAGCCGCGCCAGGGCCTGGGCGGCACTTTCGGTCTTTCTCTCGCCGAGTGTTCCCGTGTCATGGATGACCTGCCGCTGAAGGTTGGACAACGACACCCCGTCATCATCGACGATCCCGAGCGTGCCGACGCCTGCAGCAGCCAGATATTGCAGCACAGGCGAGCCTAGCCCGCCGGCACCGATCACCATCACGCGCGCGCCCTTGAGCAATTGCTGCCCATGGCCGCCAACTTCCGGAAGCAGGATATGGCGGTGATAGCGAGAGAGTTCTTCGGGTGACAGCGGATCCATGGACGTCACCTTGCCATTCGGGAAAACAGATGAAAAGGCGTCTCAGCCATCGATGTTGCCATCCCGTACCGTGACGAACTGCGCCCGGTCGCCGAGCGCCGAGAACATCGCCTTGTCTGTCCCCGTCATGAAGGCCTGGCCGCCGAGCACGTCGATCCGTTCGAAAAGGGCCGCCCTCCGTCCTTCGTCCAGATGCGCGGCGATCTCGTCGAGCAGCAGGATCGGTGCAAAGCCCGTCATCGTTGCCACCAGGCGCGCGTGGGCGAGCATGAGGCCGATCAGGAGTGCCTTCTGCTCGCCGGTCGAGCAGCGTTCCGCATCCATGTCCTTCTCGATGTGCCGGACGATCAGATCCGCGCGGTGCGGCCCGTCCAGCGTGCGTCCTGCCGCAGCGTCCCGGTACCGCGACTGGGCCAGCAGCTCTATGTAGCGTTCCTCGAACTCGAAGGCCGGCAAATCGGCCAGATCGTCGAGGAAGCCTGTCAAAGCGAGAGAGGCGGAGGGGAAAGCGGATGTCTGCCTGTCCGCTTCGATCAGCCCCGAAAGCAGACCGAGCATCTCGCGCCGGGCTGCCGCCATGGCAATGCCAAGCGCTGCCATCTGCTGCTCGATGCCGGAGAGCCAGGTCGGGTCGAAGCGTCCCTCCGACAGGAGCCGGTTGCGGCTGCGCATGGCCCGCTCGAAGTCGCTTGCCCGCCGTCCATGGGCGGGGTCGAGGGAAAGCACGAGGCGATCGAGAAATCGGCGGCGATCCGCCGAAGGCCCGGTGAAGAGCCCGTCCATGGATGGCGTCAGCCAGAGGATGCGCAGATGATCGGTGAGTTCATCGACCGATTTCGCCGGTGCGCCGTTGATCCTGAGCCGCCGGACGAGATTGCCTTCTTCCGTGGTCTCCGTACCCGTGCCGATATCGGCCTCACCCGCCATCCCGTCGATCGCGGCGAAGACCGTGAAGCTCCCCGAAGCCCCGAGCCTTGGAATGTCGGAGAGCACCGCACGGCGAAGGCCACGCCCGGGGGACAGGAAGGAGATCGCTTCCATGAAGTTGGTCTTGCCCGCGCCGTTGTCGCCGACCAGCACCACATGGCGCCCGTCCAGCGTCAGGCCGGCCTGCGTGTAGTTGCGGAAGTCGCTGAGTTTGAGCCTGTGGATCTGTGTCTTTTGGGTCATCGGTCGGAATCGTTGTCGCCATGAGCTAGGCCGATTGATCGTCGATGGCAAGGCGCAAGCGCCAATCCCTGGTCGTTGGGGGCATGCGACGCTTGGCGACATGGAACTGTACGTTGAACCTGCTAGTTTGAAGGGATCGCCGAGCCGGAGGCCGAGCCATGTCCCTGCATCCTGATGATCTGACACCTGAAGAAGCCCGCCGTGACCATTGGGAGATGCTGGGCTTTCTGGCAATCAATGCCGGTTTCGGCGCGGGCCTTGGTCTCCTGGTCGCCTTCGCCATCTTCTGGTTCGATCTCGGCGGTGTCGGCGCCTCGCTCTCCCGCTCCAGCCGCCCGGTTCTTCCTGCGCTCATGATGGCCGTGCCGCTTGCCCTGACCTTTGCCGCGGCGGTAACGGCATCTGCCGTCATGACCATGCCCTATCGCCGGAAAAAGCAGCGCTGAAAGCATCAAGCCGGACGGCGTTTGACCGCGCCCCCGTCTTGCGGCATCTAGGCCGGATCGAGACGATGGAGAGAGCCATGGACACGCAGGACGAACGCATCACGCGTCTGGAAGAGACCGTTGCGCACCAGACGCGTGTGATTGAGGAACTGTCGGACCAGCTGACGGAACAGTGGAAAGTGGTCGAGCAGACCCGAGCCAAGCTGGATCGGCTCACGGAGCGCTTCCTGTCCCTGGAAGAGCAGGGCCTCGAAGCCCCCGCCATCACCCGCCCGCCGCACTACTGAGCGTGGCTCTCCTTTGATGCGAAGCCTGTCAGCACCGCGTCGACCAGGTGGGCGAGCTGTGCCCGTGATGCATCAAGCCGCCCGGTGAGCAGTCGCTGCCAGCAGAAGCTGGAAAACAGCTCCATGACCAGTGGAATGTCGAGATCGGCCCGGATCTCGCCGCGCGTCACGCCCCGTTCCAGGATGATGCCGCTTGCCCGGCAGCGCGTGACTGCATAGTCCCGCAGCGCCTCCAACGCCGCTGGATCGCTCTGCGCCTCGGCAATGACCGACCGGAACACCTCTCCGCCGTTCTTCTTCCAGAAGCCGAGCAAGCTTTCGAGAAAGGCGATCAGATCGACCCGCGTATTGCCTGTATCGGCATAGAAGGTCTCGCCTTTCTGCCGATGATAGACGTCGAGCAGGAGTGCAGCCTTGGAAGGCCACCAGCGATATATGGTTGGCTTCCCGGCCTTGGCCCGTCGCGCCACCGCTTCGATCGAAAAGGCCGCAAGGCCGCCCTCCGACAGGAGTGCGCCGGCCGCGGTGAGGATGGCTTCCTCGCTGGCGGGGTTCCGTTGCGCGCCAATCGAGGTGCGCTTTGTGATGTCGCTGGTAGTCTTTGTCACATCAGATGCTCCTGTAATTACCTCCTAGCAGAAAAGACTATTGAACGGAACGGCCCGTTTCAATATAAACGAAACGTACCGTTCTGATGGAGTCCCCCATGTCTCAGATTTCCGCATCCCGCCCGACACCGTCCAAGCATCGGCTTGCCCTTTTGATGCTGCTGGCGATCTACCCCTTCGTGACCGCCATTCTCTACGTCCTCATGCCCCTGACCGAGGGCTGGCCGATCTGGGCACGCACGGCGCTTCTCGCGCCGATCATGGTCGTCTCGATCATCTATGGCATCGCACCCACGATCCAGAAGCATTTCGCCTGGTTCATCCTGCGTCAGCCACGCCTGATCGCCTGACGGACATGCAAAAAGGGGCGGGCCTTATCAGCCCACCCCTTCGCATTCTTGATCTCACCTCGCTCAGTCGCTGAGCGTGTCAAAGAAATCCTTCATCCGGGCGAAGAAGCCCGTCGATTCCGGATTGTTCTCCTTTGAAGACAGCTCCTCGAACTCCTGCAACAGTTCGCGCTGCCGCTTCGTCAGCTTCTGCGGCGTTTCGATCTGGATCTGGATATAGAGATCACCCACCTGCGTCGAACGCAGAACCGGCATGCCCTTACCCTTGAGGCGGAACTGCTTGCCGGGTTGCGTACCGTCCGGAACCGTCACGCGAGACTTCGTGCCGTCAAGCGTCACCACGTCGAAGGTGCCGCCGAGCGCGGCCGTCGTCATCGATATCGGCACGGAGCAATAGAGATCGGCCCCGTCACGCTGGAAGAACTCGTGCGGCTTCACCGACAGGAAGATATAGAGGTCACCCGACGGGCCGCCGCGCAGCCCGGCCTCGCCCTCGCCTTGCAGGCGAATGCGCGTGCCGTCTTCGATGCCCGAGGGAATATTGACCGACAGCGACCGTTCTTCGGTCATCCGGCCCTGACCGTGGCACTTCGTGCAGGGATCGGTGATCGTCTGTCCGCGGCCATGACAGGTCGGGCAGGTGCGTTCGATCGAGAAAAAGCCCTGCGCGGCCCGAACACGCCCGGACCCCTGGCAGGTCGTACAGGTCTTGGGCTGTGTGCCGGGCTTGGCGCCCGAACCGGTGCAGACATCGCAGGTGATCGAGGTCGGGACCCGGATCTGAGCCGTCTTGCCGGTATAGGCCTCTTCGAGGCTGATCTCCATATTGTAGCGCAGGTCGGCTCCGCGTTCGCGACCTCCGGTCGAGCGGGCCCTGCCGCCACGACCGCCACCCATCATCTCGCCGAAGATGTCCTCGAAGATGTCGGAAAAGCCGCCGCCGCCGGCAAAGCCACCGCCACCACCGAAGCCACCACCGCCCATGCCGCCCTGTTCAAAGGCTGCATGGCCGAAGCGGTCATAGGCCGCGCGTTTCTGGGGATCTTTCAAGGTCTCGTAGGCCTCGTTGATCTCCTTGAACTTCTTTTCGGCTTCGCTGTCATCGGGATTTTTGTCCGGATGAAATTTCATCGCCAGCTTGCGGAAGGCGCTTTTCAGCTCCTTCTCATCCGCAGTCCGGCCGACCCCGAGGGTCTCATAATAATCTGCCTTTGCCATGGTCTTACAAAGCTCTCAAAGCTTTCCCAACGCTCGTGTGGCTGCCCGTCGCCTTGCCGGCCTGCTTGTCACAGGCCTGCATGTCTTTCTGGAAGTCGGATGCGGCGGAGACTGCATCCTGCATCAGGAGCTTGCGCGCATCCCCCTTGCTGATCAGAGCATCGGCCGATGTGACCGCCGCAAATGCCAGAGAATGGGCCGCCATGTCGCAGGAAGAGACTTCGCCACCGCTCTCGCGCCGCTGAAGTGCCGCTTCGATGATGCTGCCGAGTTGATTGCCGAGGCGGGAAAGGGAGTTGCTGTCCTTAGCGGAGATCGCCTTGGCCACCTTGGCCTCGGCGGCACCCACCTGGCGGTGGACGGCGCTGACCTGCCCCTTGTCCTGCGCCATGGCGCCGGTCGTCAGCATCAAAAAAATGGCGGCTGGCCCAAAGGCCAGCCAGCACGTGGAACGGCGTTCGAAGCGACCCTGCATCAGGCCGACTTCTTCGCGTCTTCGTCCTTCACTTCTTCATAATCGGCGTCGACGACATTGCCATCCTGGCCGTCATCGGCGTCGGCTGCGCCACCCTCGGCCTGTTGGGCCTCGTAGATGGCCTGACCAAGCTTCATGGAAACTTCCATGAGGGCCTGCGTCTTGGCGGTGATGTCTTCAGCGTCAGGCTCGGAAGCCTCGGTTGCGGCCTTCAGCGCGGCGATTGCATCTTCGATCGCCTTGCGGTCGGTTTCCGAAACCTTGTCGCCATATTCCTTGACCGACTTCTCGGTGGAGTGGACGAGGCTTTCGGCCTGGTTCTTGGCTTCAACCACGGCACGACGCTGCTTGTCGGCCTCGGCATTGGCTTCGGCGTCCTTCACCATCTTGTCGATGTCCGCGTCGGACAGACCACCGGAGGCCTGGATGCGGATCTGCTGTTCCTTGCCAGTGCCCTTGTCCTTTGCCGAAACCTGAACGATGCCGTTCGCGTCGATGTCGAAGGTCACTTCAATCTGCGGAACGCCACGCGGCGATGGCGGCAGGCCGACGAGATCGAACTGGCCGAGCAGCTTGTTGTCTGCAGCCATCTCGCGCTCGCCCTGGGAAACGCGGATCGTCACGGCCTGCTGGTTGTCGTCGGCGGTCGAGAAGACCTGGCTCTTCTTGGTCGGGATCGTCGTGTTGCGATCGATCAGACGGGTAAAGACGCCACCGAGCGTTTCAATGCCGAGCGACAGCGGTGTCACGTCGAGCAGCAGGACATCCTTGACGTCACCCTGCAGAACACCGGCCTGGATGGCGGCGCCAAGCGCGACCACTTCATCCGGGTTCACGCCCTTGTGCGGCTCCTTGCCGAACAGCTGCTTGACGACTTCCTGCACCTTCGGCATGCGGCTCATGCCGCCGACGAGGACGACTTCGTCGATATCGGCAGCCGTGACGCCTGCATCCTTGAGGGCTGCCTTGCAAGGCGCGATCGTGCGCTGGACGAGATCGTCGACCAGGCTTTCGAACTTGGCGCGGGTCAGCTTCATCGTCAGGTGCTTCGGGCCGGACGCATCTGCCGTGATGAAGGGCAGGTTGATTTCGGTCTGCTGCGAGGACGACAGTTCGATCTTGGCCTTTTCAGCGGCTTCCTTCAGACGCTGCAGGGCAAGCTTGTCGCCCTTCAGGTCGATGCCCTGGTCCTTCTTGAACTCGGCTGCGAGATATTCGACGAGACGCATGTCGAAGTCTTCACCGCCAAGGAAGGTGTCGCCATTGGTCGACTTCACTTCGAAGACGCCATCGCCGATTTCCAGAACCGAGATATCGAAGGTACCACCACCCAGGTCGTAGACGGCGATCGTCTTGCCTTCTGTCTTGTCAAGGCCATAGGCAAGAGCGGCAGCCGTCGGCTCGTTGATGATGCGGAGAACTTCAAGACCGGCGATGCGGCCGGCATCCTTGGTCGCC
This DNA window, taken from Peteryoungia algae, encodes the following:
- a CDS encoding GNAT family N-acetyltransferase; this encodes MSVTIRRIDERFARHEEMLALIKGSFAYMDGVIDPPSSAHRLTVATLKDKIRDEIGLIAEIDGWLAGCAFLRPEPEFLYVGKLAVAAKAQGTGIGTRFLAESEVIARQLGKPGLRLETRIELTGNHRRFAAWGFVRTAERSHAGYDRPTFIEMQKSLA
- a CDS encoding molybdopterin-synthase adenylyltransferase MoeB, encoding MDPLSPEELSRYHRHILLPEVGGHGQQLLKGARVMVIGAGGLGSPVLQYLAAAGVGTLGIVDDDGVSLSNLQRQVIHDTGTLGERKTESAAQALARLNPHCRIMRYEARFDAGFARDYLPRYTLLIDGSDNFSTRYAAADAAELAKVPLVTGAVGRFDGSVTVLKPYEAAPDGQLYPRYTDLFPEPPPEGLVPACAEAGVIGALTGVIGTLMAMEAIKVITGIGEPLVGRLLLYDGLAARFDTVRYKRRAGA
- the recF gene encoding DNA replication/repair protein RecF (All proteins in this family for which functions are known are DNA-binding proteins that assist the filamentation of RecA onto DNA for the initiation of recombination or recombinational repair.); this encodes MTQKTQIHRLKLSDFRNYTQAGLTLDGRHVVLVGDNGAGKTNFMEAISFLSPGRGLRRAVLSDIPRLGASGSFTVFAAIDGMAGEADIGTGTETTEEGNLVRRLRINGAPAKSVDELTDHLRILWLTPSMDGLFTGPSADRRRFLDRLVLSLDPAHGRRASDFERAMRSRNRLLSEGRFDPTWLSGIEQQMAALGIAMAAARREMLGLLSGLIEADRQTSAFPSASLALTGFLDDLADLPAFEFEERYIELLAQSRYRDAAAGRTLDGPHRADLIVRHIEKDMDAERCSTGEQKALLIGLMLAHARLVATMTGFAPILLLDEIAAHLDEGRRAALFERIDVLGGQAFMTGTDKAMFSALGDRAQFVTVRDGNIDG
- a CDS encoding SlyX family protein, whose product is MDTQDERITRLEETVAHQTRVIEELSDQLTEQWKVVEQTRAKLDRLTERFLSLEEQGLEAPAITRPPHY
- a CDS encoding TetR/AcrR family transcriptional regulator; translated protein: MTKTTSDITKRTSIGAQRNPASEEAILTAAGALLSEGGLAAFSIEAVARRAKAGKPTIYRWWPSKAALLLDVYHRQKGETFYADTGNTRVDLIAFLESLLGFWKKNGGEVFRSVIAEAQSDPAALEALRDYAVTRCRASGIILERGVTRGEIRADLDIPLVMELFSSFCWQRLLTGRLDASRAQLAHLVDAVLTGFASKESHAQ
- the dnaJ gene encoding molecular chaperone DnaJ; translated protein: MAKADYYETLGVGRTADEKELKSAFRKLAMKFHPDKNPDDSEAEKKFKEINEAYETLKDPQKRAAYDRFGHAAFEQGGMGGGGFGGGGGFAGGGGFSDIFEDIFGEMMGGGRGGRARSTGGRERGADLRYNMEISLEEAYTGKTAQIRVPTSITCDVCTGSGAKPGTQPKTCTTCQGSGRVRAAQGFFSIERTCPTCHGRGQTITDPCTKCHGQGRMTEERSLSVNIPSGIEDGTRIRLQGEGEAGLRGGPSGDLYIFLSVKPHEFFQRDGADLYCSVPISMTTAALGGTFDVVTLDGTKSRVTVPDGTQPGKQFRLKGKGMPVLRSTQVGDLYIQIQIETPQKLTKRQRELLQEFEELSSKENNPESTGFFARMKDFFDTLSD
- the dnaK gene encoding molecular chaperone DnaK, with translation MAKVIGIDLGTTNSCVAVMDGKDAKVIENSEGARTTPSMVAFSDDGERLVGQPAKRQAVTNPTNTLFAVKRLIGRRHEDPTVEKDKGLVPFPIIKGDNGDAWVEAQGKGYSPSQISAMILQKMKETAEAYLGEKVEKAVITVPAYFNDAQRQATKDAGRIAGLEVLRIINEPTAAALAYGLDKTEGKTIAVYDLGGGTFDISVLEIGDGVFEVKSTNGDTFLGGEDFDMRLVEYLAAEFKKDQGIDLKGDKLALQRLKEAAEKAKIELSSSQQTEINLPFITADASGPKHLTMKLTRAKFESLVDDLVQRTIAPCKAALKDAGVTAADIDEVVLVGGMSRMPKVQEVVKQLFGKEPHKGVNPDEVVALGAAIQAGVLQGDVKDVLLLDVTPLSLGIETLGGVFTRLIDRNTTIPTKKSQVFSTADDNQQAVTIRVSQGEREMAADNKLLGQFDLVGLPPSPRGVPQIEVTFDIDANGIVQVSAKDKGTGKEQQIRIQASGGLSDADIDKMVKDAEANAEADKQRRAVVEAKNQAESLVHSTEKSVKEYGDKVSETDRKAIEDAIAALKAATEASEPDAEDITAKTQALMEVSMKLGQAIYEAQQAEGGAADADDGQDGNVVDADYEEVKDEDAKKSA